In one window of Cydia fagiglandana chromosome 1, ilCydFagi1.1, whole genome shotgun sequence DNA:
- the LOC134669288 gene encoding NGFI-A-binding protein homolog — translation MCASEREMESPGEEAGRSAAPATNGSNKIIGRNVNGTMVVTSRPSNEAELQLYRVMQRASLLAYYDTLLEMGGDDVQQLCDAGEEEFLEIMALVGMASKPLHVRRLQKALQEWVNNPALFQIPIVPLCPTENPFVCNQRLLNMPTLPSLPRTVSSPESRPMYSPSPGAPENSCGSTASQPNASPVHTNNFTKIVLPSSPAAAPVTTTASRSFSPQSACPPSAGSSPSSVTSPVQLTPVLLDVHVQKLAAAAEKLSKHLPQLEPKPQNTKKKMCKDLELVMMMPEADPRRMEEIRKYAAIYGRFDCKRKPEKPLTLHEVMVNEAAAQMCRCVPALLTRRDELFPLARQLVRRAGLHYSKHGLPPTAAGNEEAEDDATAVKRPRQDGEEGNGIRASPDAARNNSNHSWWGVKAESDDADSRCSYSSTSTPPPDAEERPQVVAARGDSIIAVANPALQPPPPPHPARNHSN, via the exons TGGTGGTGACGTCCCGACCATCCAACGAGGCTGAGCTGCAACTGTACCGCGTCATGCAGCGGGCCAGTCTTCTGGCGTACTACGACACGCTGCTCGAGATGG GCGGTGATGACGTCCAGCAACTTTGCGACGCCGGCGAAGAAGAGTTCCTCGAAATCATGGCACTCGTTGGCATGGCCTCCAAGCCCCTCCACGTCCGCCGCCTCCAGAAGGCCCTCCAAGAATGGGTCAACAATCCCGCTCTCTTCCAAATCCCCATCGTCCCTCTCTGTCCCACCGAAAACCCCTTCGTCTGCAACCAAAGATTACTCAACATGCCCACTTTACCTAGTCTACCACGTACAGTCAGCTCTCCTGAAAGCAGACCAATGTACAGCCCTTCTCCGGGAGCACCGGAAAACAGCTGTGGCAGCACAGCTTCCCAACCTAATGCTAGTCCTGTCCATACGAACAATTTTACAAAAATAGTCCTACCATCGTCCCCTGCGGCAGCCCCTGTCACAACTACCGCCTCTAGAAGTTTCTCTCCTCAATCCGCTTGTCCTCCTTCAGCCGGTTCTAGTCCAAGCTCAGTAACATCCCCAGTCCAGTTAACACCAGTTTTACTAGACGTTCATGTTCAAAAATTAGCGGCTGCGGCAGAGAAGTTGAGCAAGCATTTGCCTCAGTTAGAACCAAAGCCTCAGAACACGAAGAAGAAAATGTGTAAAGACTTGGAGCTGGTGATGATGATGCCGGAGGCGGATCCGCGGAGGATGGAGGAGATAAGGAAGTACGCGGCGATATATGGCAGGTTCGATTGCAAGAGGAAACCGGAGAAGCCCTTAACGCTGCATGag GTGATGGTAAACGAAGCGGCGGCTCAGATGTGCCGCTGCGTCCCCGCGCTTCTGACGCGCCGTGACGAGCTGTTCCCCCTCGCGCGGCAACTAGTCCGGAGAGCTGGTCTCCATTACTCTAAGCACGG ccTTCCTCCTACGGCGGCCGGCAACGAGGAGGCCGAAGATGACGCGACCGCCGTTAAGCGGCCCCGCCAG GATGGCGAGGAAGGTAACGGCATCCGCGCCAGTCCTGACGCTGCACGGAACAACTCAAATCACAG CTGGTGGGGCGTGAAGGCAGAGAGCGACGACGCGGACTCACGCTGTTCTTACTCAAGCACCAGTACACCACCACCG GACGCAGAAGAAAGACCACAAGTGGTAGCCGCACGAGGAGACAGCATCATAGCTGTAGCGAATCCGGCACTCCAACCACCGCCACCACCACACCCTGCGAGGAACCACTCTAACTGA